The Acanthopagrus latus isolate v.2019 chromosome 1, fAcaLat1.1, whole genome shotgun sequence genomic interval tgtttgttccctCTGCTTCCCTTGTAGGCTGGACATGATAATAGGCCCACAGTCCCTGAGCAGTCGAACCAAGACCTTTTCCACCCCCTCCCTGCCTGTCTATTACAGCCAGGGCAGAAAGAACTCCACCCAGGGGTCAGAATgccctccctccaccctttACATGTCACAAGGGTTCAGTTCACTTCACATTCAGTCAACTCAGGGGGTTCCTCATAAAATTATGAAAAAGTTAAATCTTATTTATAAGACGAAGTTTGAGTTACTTCCTTGAATTGACTAATCagaaagtgaagtgaaactcttgtTCACGTATGTCGGTCAAGAACTTCTCTTTTCTCACACGCTTCTTTCTTGGGTGTGAAGTCATTCACCAGTCAAACACTAACAAAACTCAACAATATATTGACCTTGGTTCTGGCAGTTGTCCCTGTGTTTATCTGAAGAGACATTCTGCTGAACTCTGGGAAATGGTGGGGGCTTGCAAGCTGATAATAACACATATAACACAGAAAGATCCTCTTCTAGACACACAGTGGAACAAGTGCAGCGCTGTGCGCCTGCTCGCCATTGCTGCAGCAATGCTGACCCCTGCTGTCGGTGGCTGTTAACTGAAACTGCCGCGTGCACTTCACATTGTATCTTACAAAGGAAGGGATGATCTGATGTGTCCACCGAGTATTTGTTGTTTAGTTTAAAACCACATGTCGAGGTGTTCAGACGGAGCAGATGAGCAGGAAGTGATGGTACCAGTCAGCACTTCTGGAGCAGAGATTGGAACTCCTGTCTCCTCCATGACAGCTGCACAGCCTCCATTTGTTGTGATCTGTTGTGGCATCACATAGCGCACATACATAGATACTCCAAAGTTTATAAAATCCTGCATTCAGTTAAAAGACACACTTTCAGATACATGTCTGGTTTGCTGTTGGAGGATCTCGTCAAAGCTGTGATCTCTGTTTCTCCAAATGTTGGTGTCTTTATTGCATGATATTGTTTCGGTGTCCCTGCCCTTTGTCGAATTTAACCCTGTTCATTAACACGTGACTTTATTAACTAGATTCTGCTGAACTTCACTGGATTAAGCAGGAATGGACTTTGTATATAAGTTATAAGTTTATCCAGAATCAGATAAGTAAACTCTGTGTTGCCATCCTTACATGGTTGGTAATGTTTCTCATCCAGCACACACCATTCCCTTAAATCCAGTGAGGAAGTATCGCCTGTCATTTGTCTTTCCTTGTTGGAGAGCAAAATGTGCTTCTGGTCAATCTGTCAGTACGCTGCAGTTTCCTTCCTCTGTGTGGGCTGCCTCGTGGATTCTACTCTGTCAcctttttacttcctgtcatttatgtttaattgtgtttgtgtttgtgtgtgtgtgtgtgtgtgtgtgtgtgtgtgtgtgtgtctgtatgtgtgctcCAGAGTGGACCAAATCCTCGGGAAAGGCCAGATTCCTCTGGATAAGAAAATCCGAGAGAAGCTGCTATCTGATGGAGATATTTTAGAAGACATGAGCATGCTGGGTCGCGTCTGTAAGGTGGAGCGGCAGGTCGGTGTTCAGCTTCTCGTTTTATGTTTCATGCTTGGAGGTGGAAGAGAGATCACTTCTGGTTTGCttcacttgttttcttcttttagtcTCAGTGCTCAACTAAGCTGATCGCCTTCCAGCTccttatttctctctcacacacacacgcacacaaacattaGATTGATAAAGTTTTTTCCCTTCTAAATCctgaattaataataattattaaactATTATTTCAAGATAACTGTCAGCTCCTGGTAGTCACAACTACAGCCAGCCATCCCTTTCACTGTGGTCTTTTTTGGTGTGAGGCAGCTGTAACAACCTTATTTTAtgctttattatttcattaaaagtgCTGCTTGCAGATTTTTAGACCATCCATTTTTGCTCCTCTCGGTGTCAAAAAAGATACTGCAGTAGATGCAACTTGTTTGTTGTGGTACAAAGTTCTTAAGGTCCTCCAGGAAAGTGTGCATGTCCCATATTCAAATGTCCACTTTTTTATTTccgctcctcctctgtctctcctcacagGTCCAGTCGATTGAATCCAAGCTCGACTCCCTGCTCGATATTTATCATCAGGTTTTGCGCAAAGGCTCGTCTTCAGCCCTCACTCTGTCCTCGCTGCCTCTGTTTGAGCTGGAACAGACTTCTGACTACCACTCCTCTGTCTTCAGCAAGGACCTGTCCTGCTCCACccaggtcagcagcagcagtggagtaCCTCCCCCCGGTGGCTGTGTCACACGCTCCTCCACCAACTCCCATCTCTCCCAAGGAGGGCTCCATCTCATCCTGGCGCCGCCCAACGAGCTCAATCTTAATCTTAATGCCTCCTCTTCCACGCCCCCCTCTGGCCTCGCATCCTCCTCTTTCAGCCCGTCGCCACTGCcgcatcaccatcatcatcgccaccaccaccaccctcatCATCCCCACCATCATTATGCCCAGGCTCAGGCCACCTCACCTGAAAGTGGCACCGATGAGGCTGTGGGGATCTCTCCACCCATTCTGACCCCAAATAGTATTAGCAGTGGCGGGGGCAGAGACGGAGGGTTTCCTCTTCTGGGGAGGctcccacctccaccccctACCAGCCGAAGTGGGGGCCCAAGCAACTTGCCACAAGCGACCTCCACAGAGGCATCCCCTGACGTGGGGGACTTTTGCGGAGGTTTCAGGAGGCAGATGGCGGACAGCAGTGTGATGGAGGACCTTGGTCTTGGGTTCGGGCTGGGCAGACTCGGGCATCAGCTACAGAGCAGCACCGACAACAATGGCAGGATAAACGCTCAGGAGGGGGGCTCCTGGAGGAGACATATGAGCCTGGAGCTGCAGCCCGTGGTGCCTCCAGCCTTAGGCTGCTGCTCTGAACCCAGCCAGATGGACCAAGGCTTAGGCAAGTCCATGTCAGTGCAGGACCTGATGCAGGCAGACCCTGTCCAGGACGCCCACCACAGCCACAGCCTCTCATCTCCAAGCCCCAGTACAAGCAGTGACTCCCATAGCTGTAGTCAGgaccctggaggaggaggtggtggtggtttaGGCAGGAGCATTGGAGGCGGATGGGGTGAGGATGACCTCTTTATCAGCGACAGGGAGATAGAGACGCAAGGATTTGACTTCCTGTCACTGGGGACTGCTGAGGCCAACACCTACTCCCCAGAGCTCCTGAGGACAGGGAGTAGAGCAGGGACAGGGTCCCAGGCCTCAAACTGTAGTCCGGCCAGCGGTCACGCATCCCCGCCCTCCGGTGGCAGCGAATTGCTGAACATGCCGCACGTGCGGCTAAAATAAACCTGCCAACATGTTCAGAAGGCACGCAAATCTCACCTCGAATACACAGTTTTTATCCTTTTTGGATGGGAGTGGGAGGGTGGGAGTACAACAAGGggtactttttttgtttattttcatgttgatCCATTTGATAAGAATCACAGTATTTTTATACAGGCTAATCACATAGGGCATATCGTTGCATGAGTAactctttgattgacagatCTGAGATGAAAGATGAAGGCTTGCATAAGGGAAACACAGATCCCTGAACCTGAGACGTTTGGTCAAAATTTTGGTCCTGAAAGAAGGCTGGTTCATATGTGACTTTGAGACAGAGCATGAGCACTGCATGTTTTCAGTCAAAGGTACTGAGATTAGCAAGACACAGTTTACACCTGTCAAAATGAAGAGTTATGGACACGTAACATTTATGGTGAAAAAAATAGGGCTTAATACTAAGATGTGCCCAGATACACAAGATCTATAGCCCGTCCCTCCAATCACATGACAGGCTGCCATGTTGAAGTGAATGTTACCTCACTATTGCTCAGCTCTTTATTCTCTCTTCTTGTCACCATTTCAATGTTATTTCCATACCATTCTATCTATTATAACCTTAAATTATATGACCTAATATATGACCTATCCTCAACCGATGATTTTGGTTGCCTACAATCATttcaaaaacaccacatttgGTAACCATTTCCGTATGCGGTCAGTTTGATATTCTCAGTCCACAGTTTCAGGCATCTGCACTCATTTCCATACAGTAAAGTAGTCAGTAGGCTACTGAATTGGCTTGAGTTATGTAATCATCAAGAGTGGACATTAGCATCAATGTTACATGATCATTGTCCGGTTTTGCAGTTTGAGTGCAGGTTGTTTTAATAAGTCTGAATTGCATTACCTCAAAACAATGAAGTCACTGTTGCAGAATTTACTCAAATTACTTGAAACAAGCAAGTTTGAAAAGTCGACTAACTGATTTGCATATGATACTGCCAACAACATCAGACAAAACGTCTGATTTTTTTAGGAAACAACACAACTGCAGGCCTGGTTCCCTTTAGGTTAactcagaatattttttttttaatttttgagcTACTGACAGCCATTACTATAAACTATTAGTGGTTACAGGTAcagcaggaaaagagaaatgtcagtgttgttgttacTAATCACTTATCAGTCCAATTTCTACCAGTCACAACAGTCAGCTGTAGTATGAGGTTGACTGCACCATTTTCaaagtacatacagtacatgcatgtATACACTTAAATATGCACAAGTACAGCTAAGAATGCCCATTTATACATACAGCCAGCTGTTTTACCACATGTCCTTTACACTGTGGAGGAGCTGTGGAACAGTCCAGAGGACAGGAACAAGGAGCAGTTGTTTGCTTACTATCAGATCAATTATGCACCAGTCAGTTGGCTCTCCAACTGATGACAGCCATAGATTGAAACACATCTTGAATgtcatttcttcatttaaaaaagcaaatgttttgtgaGAGTATGTGTGTATTAGCGAAGATATCTAACTATGAATTGCATTCGGCTTTTTGCCACTCTGTTTCTACATGAAAGGAAAATACCTTATTTAGATCATGGtagatgtttgcttttttcatacAGTATAATGTGGGGTTATTTTTGCTTCCTTGAAGTGGACTCACTGCAGAATGTACTCTTGTTGCATGGTACAGAATCAGGTGCATCGGGTATGGTTAAGTGGCTCCCCAAGTTGTTGAGAAATCATTGTAGCGCCACAAGCTGCAGGTAAACTCTTTCCATAAAGCACCCAAAGCACCCAGTGGTGAATAATCACCTTAGCAGTTCAGTACCTCAGTGAATTCTTAAGACCCATATCAAAGACATCAGTCTATATGAGGGAGGACTGGGGTCTTTCGAGAAGTGGATTTTAAGTTCcttcatatttttaaatatatttttacatgaagAGTTTATCATATCCAAAACTACAACTGAGAATGAATGCCATATCATGAAGGCAAATCACTTTTTATGGATCAAAATCATCGGGAGTAAACAGACCTCAGCTCAGATATGAAGTCTACGAAATGTACAGTGCATACAGTATATTGGTGCCTTGGTTTCTGTGGTACATAATCATCTCCATATAAACAATTTTCTGAACAGTGCATTAGGTTCCTCCAAACAGAACTGTATTCATTTCTCTCCTTGTAAATGTTTTGACTTGAggcattttaccttttttttcagagatcATTTTGCTACTGGGCATAAAACAGCCTTCAACATGTTAACGTTCtgtctcatttattttaatttatttaaattatgtgcacatatttacacactAGTAATATTCTCAGTTAGATTTATGAAGCctgtaatgtaatgaaaatgCAAGTGAACTTTTGTTCTGATTCATCaataaaggaaattaaatgaaaagtgtgtgttttttactttCTCATCATATTCAAATTTAACAGTGATGTTCTTCAGTGGTTTGGTTTTAGATGCTGCAATGATACCAGGCAGAGAAAGCATACAGTTTAAACATCTTTACTTTAATGAACATACAAATAACATTAACTAAGGTGCATGGACATTAAACAGAGTTGCTGTTTGCTAGGTGGGAAGATTTGACAACTTGCTTCTCTAAGGGGCAAACCGGGAACATGCAAGGCCAATTTGCCTCCGGACAGATAGTATATCTCCTTTAAAGCTAGAACACAGAGCATTACATCAACAAAGACCAGGCAAAACAACGTCATGGCTTTATTACTGGTGCTAAGCAGCTGAGTTTGTTGGCTAGATTAATGAGCAGCCTAATTCTAACTTCAACAGCACACAATCAGAGAGCAGCAATACATTGTTGTTGTACAGTTCTGCCACAAACTGAGTAACAATGAAATCCACATATAACAAtgtgttaacattttaatcacCAGCAGtgtggtatttattttttttccttcgtcTGCTTTTGCGATGCATTGTGATAACAGACCAGACGCTGACTATGGTGTGCAGAAGGTGTCTTCGGCCATGGTGAGCGCTTGGGGCAACAGCCCAGCACAACGTTCATTTGACCTTCTGGGCCTTCTGTGCAGACTTAGTAATCTTACCACTGGTCGGGGCTTTCTTTTCAACACCTTTAATCACTCCCACTGCCACGGTCTGACGCATGTCACGCACCGCAAACCTCCCTGAAAAGGGATGagggaaaaaacatttgttatttttgattACAGGTTGACTTCAATCTATCATTGAGGTCAAGGTGACGgtgtttgatttaattcaaaatCACCCTGAGTGAGTGTCACAAACAAACCACACTGCTAGTTGTAGCTTGACCCACAAACAGAAATCCCTCTGCATTGCAGTAAACTTACCCAGTGGTGGGTACTCAGAGAAGCTCTCCACACACATTGGCTTGCCAGGGATCATGTCTACAATGGCAGCATCTCCAGACTTAAGGAACTTTGGGTTGTCTTCGAGCTTCTTACCAGAGCGACGGTCAATCTTTTCCTTGAGCTCTGCAAACTTGCATGCAATGTGTGCAGTGTGGCAGTCCAGCACAGGGGCGTAGCCAGCACTGATCTGACCTGGGTGGTTCAGGATGATCACCTGGACGAGAGCAGTTAATTCATGAGCAGAGGAACCTATTAACATGGTGATTTTTAGGTCAGTATCCTGTTCAAAGCTAACTCCTGTATGCAGACCTGAGAGGTGAAGCCAGCTGCCTCCTGTGGCGGGTCACTCCTGCTGTCTCCAGCCACGTTGCCACGGCGAATGTCCTTAACGGACACATTCTTGACATTGAAGCCCACATTGTCACCAGGCAGCGCTTCAGTCAGGGCCTCGTGGTGCATCTCCACAGACTTGACCTCAGTGGTCACATTGACAGGGGCAAAGGTCACCACCATGCCAGGTTTTAGGATACCTGTCTCTACTCTGCCAACTGGTACAGTCCCAATGCCTGGCAGACAGAAAGATTACAATGTCACAATGTGTATAATGTGTAATGGCAACTACTTGTAAAACAACTGCATGACTCAAACTAACAATTCGAGCTTCAATGACATGCACAATGATGTCAATAACACAGTGCTCTCAAAGAACAGACACACTTTAGGAGAAAAAGGGCCAATGGGAATTCTTTCCAGACCTCATTCAGTTCAGCTCTTTTCGTCACATGGTGCTCTCATTCCCAAAATATAGTACGTGACACTTGATAATTGGAGCACTTAAATCTTTTAAGGTAACTACAAATCGCACTTCTATCACCCTTACAGCCACCCACACCAACACCGCCCTCACCTCCAATCTTGTAGACATCCTGCAGAGGCAGGCGGAGGGGCTTGTCAGTGGGGCGTGTGGGAGGCTGGATGGCATCCAGAGCCTCCAGCAGTGTGGTGCCTGAGGCATTACCATCTTTACGGTTGATCTTCCAGCCCTTGAACCAGGACATCTGTGGACAGCAAGGAGAGGTTTGCTGTGTCTGCTTACAGTGAGGTGACTGAAGTGATTGGAAATAAAGAGACACACTTTTCAGTTGTTTGCCTGTATTTAATCTGAAAATCACTGAGGGTTGGTCCTCTTTTATAATggtttttgtttgactttttgttgGATTATTAAGATGCTTTCAGTCACTACAATATCTGCCTTCTGTATTATGAGGCAGCAGAGTGCAACTCCTACCAGTCCGATCTGTGCACCACAGGCTGCTGCTAACCACTCAGTACAAGCTTACTGGGGATTACCTTCCTCAAATTGAGCGTTGGAATGTCGCACATTGCACAGATTGTAAAACTCCCTGAGACAAtttgattttgggctatataaataaaattgatcaGACAGCTAAATAATGCTGGTTGTATATGAAAATAGAGGAACTGGTTGGCAATGGTGTTTATCTTCCCAGACTGAATTATCAGACACTGAACCTGACGTGGCTCCCACACAGTTTCCCCTTGTTGATCCGTCTGTTCCTTGCAGGTGTTAGAGATGTGTCATTCAGGGAACTCAGATACCTGTAAATTCAGTTATGTTTTCCATTGCTGTAGTGTCTGTGGTTGAAATGGTTACACAGCAGGTTGCAGCTGAACTTAAACTTGGAATGTAGCAGCCAAAGAGTTGTTTGTGCTTTCATTAGAGGGACAGCAGCCCTCTCAGCTTGCTGCTCTTGCTGGCGTTGAcacagctgtcactgtgtgttcttACACTAACCACCACGGGGGGGGTGGCGACAACCTCTTAACTGTACCTTTAGACTACTGCACCATTTTATATCTAAATTGGTAAAACTCACATTAGGTATGACGCTTAACACATGTGACTTATGTGAGAACCTACTATCATTATTCCTTATGTATCTGTATATGCTGTATATCTGTTACAGAGGGCTTACATTAGGGCTGGGTTCCAGCATGTTGTCTCCGTTCCAGCCAGAGATGGGCACGAAGGCCACAGTGTCAGGGTTATAACCAATCTTCTTGATGTAAGTGCTGACTTCCTTCACAATCTCCTCATAACGCTTCTGGCTATAGTTGGGCTCAGTGGAATCCATTTTGTTGATGCCCACGATGAGCTGCTTCACTCCCAACGTGTAGGCAAGCAGGGCGTGTTCACGAGTCTGCCCGTTCTTTGAGATGCCAGCTTCAAACTCACCCACGCCTGCAGCCACGATCAGCACAGCACAGTCGGCCTACAGGAGCAGAAGAGGCgtgaaaaaaagtatttttttctcaaatactGTTCACTCtattatggttttttttttcattttctactcTTCTGCCTATTCTCCCTATACCTGAGAAGTCCCAGTGATCATGTTCTTGATGAAGTCCCTGTGTCCTGGAGCATCAATGATGGTGACGTAGTACTTGCTGGTCTCAAACTTCCAAAGGGAGATGTCGATGGTGATGCCACGCTCACGCTCTGCCTTTAGCTTGTCCAGAACCCAGGCATATTTGAAGGAACCCTTTCCCATCTGGAGGATGTGGAAGGGAAAGTAAGATGAAGACAAATGGCTTTTACGCTACATTATAGTACCTTTAGACGCTTTTGCCTGCAAACTTTTCATGATGTCCCAGATGTAATCCAGCTCTCAATGAACTGGGATAAATGTGCAAACTGGCACCTTCACTACAACTCTATTCTCCTGTTTTAAGTAAGTCCTGACTGGAGAATGGATGCTTATAAAGGCTGATCTCAGTACAGTAAAGTGTATTACATTTACCTCAAAACCACCATAGGAAGGACTTTCTATAAAAGCTTAGTCAAAATCAACTGAATTAAGTCTCTAACATGTTTTGGAAAATTTCAATGAATTACACATAATGGATATTTTTTAAGTAATAACTTACTTTACCTACAcatataatgtatgtatttatgagTACTTATATTACTGTATACTAATTGAGTCTATAAATTAAAGCCAACCTTTCAAcaatctttttgttttatttccaacCTTCATTTGTGTTCTAGGTCTGAAATAGAATTTGAAAGTAACGCCactcttttttattgtttgaaacTAAAACTTTTTTCATATCTTACACACTGCCCTTTCAACATTATAAATTGTTCCAACATCCATAAATGATCTGATTGctaaacttaaaaataaaatgattctgTTATGTAGTCATGCTGACCAAAAATCACCCTGACAGTTGGTGTATTTCTCTGTGTCTTGGCTAAAAATGAAGTTAAATCTAATGAAGTTAAAATTACTTTTCCCAAATGTTATAGCAGTCCAAGAAAAGTCTTCTTCAGTGCAGAACACAGATCAGGCAGAGGACACAGACATATGTGTACTTAAGACATTAAGACATTCActtaaacagcagaagaaagacCAGTGGAACAAAGTGCAGTCACACAGTAGAAAGGCAATAAAATGATCAATTTCAAGTGAGACAAAATGTGAGTCATACCTCAGCGGCCTCCTTCTCAAACTTCTCGATTGTTCTCTTGTCGATGCCCCCACACTTATAGATGAGGTGGCCGGTGGTGGTTGACTTGCCTGAGTCGACATGTCCTATTACTACAATGTTTATGTGGAGTTTCTCCTTCCCCATGGCAGCTCAGCCTGGAAGAGACGGAGATACCAGCCACCAAGAACAAGCAGGAAATGAAACTATAAGACAGACCCGTGGAGAACTATCagtccttcacacacacacctacaccaGCATTAGACgtgcagttttgtgtttagAAAACATGAAGAGTAACTATCTAACCAGCACTGGATGCTAAAGCTTCTGCTGCCAGAGCACTGAGAGGATACAAACACAGTGGATGAACACAACAAGTCACTTGAGACTTCCATGGTGCATCCTGAATCCTGGATGTGCCATGGCTATAATGGCTATAACAGCTATCATTGAAACACGAATTATAATACTAACAGCTAAAACGACCAAAGTGTCAATATGATccctaataataatattcataataacTATAACAATTGAGCCATTCTGAACGCACCAGTAAGCTCAGCTGTTTATGAAATGTATCTAGGCTTGTGAGCATAACTGTAGAATACTGGACAATATTTGCACCAGAAGTTCCAAATAAAAATTGATTAGCATGATAGACTCCAGTAAGCTACTTCTTCCATGACCGTACCTGCGTCAGTTTACACTCTATTAAGCAGCTAATACTAATTATACCAAGCAACTTGACGAATTTTCAACAGTTAACATTGTAACCGTTTGGCGCCAATACTTCACATGAACTTAGCTCCTCACTGCAAGTAACAGAAGGcaaataatgtaatattatgCTGACGGTAACATTTCTCTGGCTAACCGGGCACTGCACTtcattttgtcttattttatcgACAGCGCAGCCAAGGCCAGCTTTACCATGACACCAGCCTTACACTGGCACACTTGGTCATTCAGGTAAGACCGTCTCACAAGGGTTtacttaaacaaataaaatatatattctagCACACCACAAAACAGAAGCATATCACACAATATGTTTGCTATAAGCTAACCGTCCTCTCCTTAAGGTATCCTTCTCGCTTTTAATGAAGCGCGTGAGCTGCTGGATGACAGCTCGGTGAACTGTCGGATCTCTCTCCAGTGGTCCGCACATGCGCACTCGGCTGAAAACAGTGCTGATTTCTAACTTTATGTGACTGCGTCAACTACAGGCTTGTTGTCACCGGAAGATCGTTTGGTACTCTCTGCACACCAGAAGATACCAAAACTCGatgtctgtatctgtattttCACAGAGAACCATCCTTCACAGTAACATCACCCAGCAGCCCTGACACCTGCTTACCTCATGTTTACAACTCATCATGTgcagctctgacatcactgcatggagttcaaaacaaacaaacaaaaaaaaaacacttctcaaTCCCACGTAATGCTGAACCCCTTTAGGTCACCTCAAATAAGTTTGCGTGTAATGCAAATGTCAGTAAAAGACATGTGTGTTACACAGTGCCGCAATAGACGTGCGGAGACCAGCACACCGCAGAGCCGAGGGCGTTCTAGATAAAGCCCGCATGTGTCAGCATCCACCCTGCAGACGAGCATGCAGCACTGTTTTGTTGTACATTTAATCGACATTTGAGATTCCCGCATGACTGTCAGCTGCGACATTAGTCCGCTGAAACTGCGCCATACAGGCCTAACCCAGCACACAGCCAGCCGTGCTGCCAACCACACACCCCTCTGCACTTCTTTCTGGCACTGCTCCCCTTCAGTCAGATCGCCATGACATCACAGCCGCACAGCATCCAACTCTTCATTTCGAGACTTAGTTTAATGCACTTACATAATAGTTATTACTAAACGCTCCTGGAATCACCAGCCCCCCCTTTTTTGCAACATCACTTCTCCGGGATGTTGAAAAGATGCATGTTAGTTGTTGTGTTTCACTGGGAAATGTCCCTTTTCCTACCTGTGCTTCCTGCTCTGAGGTGCGTTCACAGGTTTCACAGCGATGACACTGGAGATGCTGCCTGCTGTGCTgcacttgcaaacacacacacatccaaggCTGCGCTGTCAGCCGGCGTCAAACGCGTCACTCGCTGACGTTACGAGGCTCGGCCACTAGATGGCGCGCTGCtataacacaaacactggaaatcagcgtcagacagcagagaacaCTTACTGTGAGGTCACAGACATTACATCTTATTTCCTTATTTCCTGCACCGCATTCAGAGGTTTAAAGTACATAACAATACTGTAGGCAGGCCAAGATTTATGTATGGATAAATCACTTCAAACATTCaccatttcctctcttttttattaCCTTGCCTTCAGATGCTGTCTGTAGAAGCAAGTGTAGTTTACAAGTAAGGCACTGAACACATTGAATACATCTTACAAAGttgtcacaaaaaataaatcataaaaattgtcatgaaaaataaatcagaaaataaatcagaaaatatgaACTCATTTCTGTTATGGGCACATCCAcacatattttgaaaatgttctgtcaACGGAGCAGATAAAGGGAAATGAACTGAGCCAAATCAGCCTGAAAAGCGCTGTTATTGACACTACCAGGCACCATAGTAAGCAAGGAAGTGTGTGTCATAAGACGGGTGAGTCAGTCTGAGTagtgtgtgtctgcttctgTCTATCTCCCCAGTCTACATAGGGGGGTAACAGCCATGATGTTTCAGATGCTGAGTCTGTTGTGATgctgaaacacaagacagtAAAGACAGCGGACATTAATTCTTCTGGGATTGAGTCTGACAGTGAGTAACGGTTCATTTGCAGTCAGAACTGAACTAGTCAATTTTAGActggaaaggaaaaacatgtatATAGTAGCACATTCTGCTGCCTCATAATTCATGGGTTGCATGCTGTACACTGGATGCAGACTTGAGACATGAATAACTGCTGTCATCTTTTCATTATAGTGGTTATTGTCAATATCAGTAGTCACTCTTTTGTATGTAAGCACTGTGATTCCTGAGTCTCAGTTGCCCATCAGGGCATGTGAGGGGTTTGATGACAGGGCAGCGATCAGGAAGACTGGAGAGTGGCGTTCACTTCAGCATCAGtggacagaaaaacatcaatcCTTGTTAAAATCTCGCGTGATCTCCTTACACCACTAATTTTGCTGGGAAAATGGTTGCTTCATCACAAGGTGAACCCTTCACCTCACCTTTCACCTTTTTCttcactgaacactgacaatgtCAACAAGGCACATCGTGAACAGGTTCATAGAAATTCACATAAGCTTAACTGAGCGTGAGTagcaaacagacaaatacaaatgtCTTCTACCTGAAATTATGagataagaataaaaaaatgaaacattcaaaaacagaaataagtaaataaataaatacaaaaaaaggaggtcacaggaaaaacagaaaacacagctggtcATCAGGAATTAGTGCATGTGAATATCTCTACAgatgttggttgttttttttttcattttgcttacTTTCATCGTTCTTTTATATAG includes:
- the LOC119015887 gene encoding elongation factor 1-alpha 1 isoform X2, with amino-acid sequence MGKEKLHINIVVIGHVDSGKSTTTGHLIYKCGGIDKRTIEKFEKEAAEMGKGSFKYAWVLDKLKAERERGITIDISLWKFETSKYYVTIIDAPGHRDFIKNMITGTSQADCAVLIVAAGVGEFEAGISKNGQTREHALLAYTLGVKQLIVGINKMDSTEPNYSQKRYEEIVKEVSTYIKKIGYNPDTVAFVPISGWNGDNMLEPSPNMSWFKGWKINRKDGNASGTTLLEALDAIQPPTRPTDKPLRLPLQDVYKIGGIGTVPVGRVETGILKPGMVVTFAPVNVTTEVKSVEMHHEALTEALPGDNVGFNVKNVSVKDIRRGNVAGDSRSDPPQEAAGFTSQVIILNHPGQISAGYAPVLDCHTAHIACKFAELKEKIDRRSGKKLEDNPKFLKSGDAAIVDMIPGKPMCVESFSEYPPLGRFAVRDMRQTVAVGVIKGVEKKAPTSGKITKSAQKAQKVK
- the LOC119015887 gene encoding elongation factor 1-alpha 1 isoform X1: MGKEKLHINIVVIGHVDSGKSTTTGHLIYKCGGIDKRTIEKFEKEAAEMGKGSFKYAWVLDKLKAERERGITIDISLWKFETSKYYVTIIDAPGHRDFIKNMITGTSQADCAVLIVAAGVGEFEAGISKNGQTREHALLAYTLGVKQLIVGINKMDSTEPNYSQKRYEEIVKEVSTYIKKIGYNPDTVAFVPISGWNGDNMLEPSPNSPHCKQTQQTSPCCPQMSWFKGWKINRKDGNASGTTLLEALDAIQPPTRPTDKPLRLPLQDVYKIGGIGTVPVGRVETGILKPGMVVTFAPVNVTTEVKSVEMHHEALTEALPGDNVGFNVKNVSVKDIRRGNVAGDSRSDPPQEAAGFTSQVIILNHPGQISAGYAPVLDCHTAHIACKFAELKEKIDRRSGKKLEDNPKFLKSGDAAIVDMIPGKPMCVESFSEYPPLGRFAVRDMRQTVAVGVIKGVEKKAPTSGKITKSAQKAQKVK
- the LOC119015887 gene encoding elongation factor 1-alpha 1 isoform X3, with translation MGKEKLHINIVVIGHVDSGKSTTTGHLIYKCGGIDKRTIEKFEKEAAEMGKGSFKYAWVLDKLKAERERGITIDISLWKFETSKYYVTIIDAPGHRDFIKNMITGTSQADCAVLIVAAGVGEFEAGISKNGQTREHALLAYTLGVKQLIVGINKMDSTEPNYSQKRYEEIVKEVSTYIKKIGYNPDTVAFVPISGWNGDNMLEPSPNSPHCKQTQQTSPCCPQMSWFKGWKINRKDGNASGTTLLEALDAIQPPTRPTDKPLRLPLQDVYKIGGIGTVPVGRVETGILKPGMVVTFAPVNVTTEVKSVEMHHEALTEALPGDNVGFNVKNVSVKDIRRGNVAGDSRSDPPQEAAGFTSQVIILNHPGQISAGYAPVLDCHTAHIACKFAELKEKIDRRSGRFAVRDMRQTVAVGVIKGVEKKAPTSGKITKSAQKAQKVK